From Kitasatospora sp. MAP12-44:
GCAGGAACGGCACCCCGTAGCCGCTGCCCCAGCTGAAGAGCAGATCGCCGGAGGTGTTCCCGTGCAGCAGGTCCCACAGGTGCGCGTACAGCGGCACGAACCGCTCCGCCGGCCCGGCCCGCCCCCCGAACGGGTAAGTCCCCCGCAGCGCGAGCGCCAGCGCGTACGCCCCCATCGCCAGCCCGGCCGCCCCCGCGGCAGCCCGAGATTCCCGCATGCCGCTCATCCTGCCGCCCCGCCCCGTCAGCGCCCTGGCGCCAACCGCACCCGTTCGGGTGATCTGAACCGGATCGCGCTGGGTAACCTGAACTGGATCGCCAGAATCTCCTCGTGGGAGTAATCATGAGCGTCGCACCGCAGCCAGAGTGGCCTCAGCCCCCGGTGGGCGGCTGGACGGCCGAGGACCTGGACCGGCTCCCGAATCTGCCTCCGCACACGGAGCTGATCGACGGGAGTCTGGTTTTCGTGAGTCCGCAGATGATTTTTCACATGCGCATGATGCGTCTGCTGGAATTCGGTCTGCTCGCGGCCGTCCCGGCCGGGTGGGACGTGCTTCGGGAGATCACCATCGTCCTGGGCAAGCGCAATCGTCCCGAGCCCGATCTGATGGTGGTCCGGCAGTCGGCGCTCGCGGGCCTGACGCAGACCTCGGTCGCTCCCGAGGACGTCCTGCTGGCCGTCGAGGTGGTCTCTCCCGACTCCGTCGAGCGCGACCGGGAGGTCAAGCCCCGCAAGTACGCGGCTGCGGGTATCCAGTACTACTGGCGGGTCGAGAACGACGAGGGCAAGCCCGTGATCTACACCTACGAGGTCGATCCGGCCACGAAGGTCTACGCGCCGACCGGCGTCCACCGGGGCGCCCTCAAAGCCGCTCACCCGTTCCCCGTCGAGGTCTCGCTCGACCTGAGCTGATCACCCGTCCGCATCATGGACATGAGGTGTCAGTCTCTGGGACGCGGAGTAGGGTTCCGGCCATGTCTCGCAGCCTTCGTCTTGCAGTGATCCCCGGTGACGGCATCGGCCAGGAAGTGGTGGCCGAGGGCCTCAAGGTCCTTGCCGCGGCCCTTCCCGCCGATGTCAAGGTCGAGACGACCGAGTACGACCTCGGCGCCCGGCGCTACCACGCGACCGGCGAGACCCTCCCGGAC
This genomic window contains:
- a CDS encoding Uma2 family endonuclease; the encoded protein is MSVAPQPEWPQPPVGGWTAEDLDRLPNLPPHTELIDGSLVFVSPQMIFHMRMMRLLEFGLLAAVPAGWDVLREITIVLGKRNRPEPDLMVVRQSALAGLTQTSVAPEDVLLAVEVVSPDSVERDREVKPRKYAAAGIQYYWRVENDEGKPVIYTYEVDPATKVYAPTGVHRGALKAAHPFPVEVSLDLS